Proteins from one Ipomoea triloba cultivar NCNSP0323 chromosome 1, ASM357664v1 genomic window:
- the LOC115997166 gene encoding replication protein A 70 kDa DNA-binding subunit B-like has protein sequence MERNSSSEIKSKELVLHDEEGTVIHAQIPSNIVPKFVDSFVEGNVYGVKNFYVVSNYHTYKTSMYEYMLQFNHETILKELRSDHFPWHMFRLRSFQSLKGNPDLNVKELIDIIGRVVQVYAPQEKTIQGNKTRLIDFVLEDAQGSKITCTFWDQHVSKIEHLYQSPCTEPVVVLIQFCRIKIGVRDAEVKICSSYDVTQCIFDLDCPEFTSFRESLRSIDHQTPIRNIASLSSFSYTNTVDESTSQAMELLTINQIYDNDE, from the exons ATGGAAAGGAATAGCTCTTCGGAAATAAAGAGTAAGGAATTGGTCTTACACGATGAAGAG GGCACAGTAATTCATGCTCAGATTCCATCAAATATTGTACCCAAATTTGTGGATAGCTTTGTAGAAGGAAACGTCTATGGTGTGAAGAATTTTTATGTTGTTTCAAATTATCATACATACAAAACTAGCATGTACGAATACATGCTGCAATTCAATCACGAAACTATTCTAAAAGAGTTGAGGTCAGACCATTTTCCATGGCACATGTTTAGGCTAAGATCATTTCAGAGTTTGAAAGGAAATCCAGATTTAAATGTCAAAGAGCTCATAG ATATTATCGGACGTGTTGTTCAAGTGTATGCACCCCAAGAAAAGACCATTCAAGGGAATAAAACTAGGCTTATTGACTTTGTGTTAGAGGATGCTCA GGGTAGTAAGATTACCTGCACATTTTGGGACCAGCATGTCTCGAAAATCGAACACTTATATCAATCACCTTGCACCGAGCCTGTCGTTGTGTTGATTCAATTCTGTAGAATCAAAATTGGTGTAAGAG aTGCTGAGGTGAAAATTTGCTCTTCATATGATGTCACTCAATGCATATTTGACCTGGATTGCCCTGAATTTACAAGCTTTAGAGAGAG TTTGAGAAGCATTGATCATCAAACTCCCATTCGAAACATAGCTTCTTTGTCATCCTTTAGTTACACAAACACAGTGGATGAGTCTACCAGTCAAGCTATGGAATTACTGACCATAAATCAGATTTATGACAATGATGAG TGA
- the LOC116001265 gene encoding uncharacterized protein LOC116001265: MVLQKNMPVKEVMDLVGRTMLFKIKAGKDELANRGKAFPVLRINTDPEFLKIHCNDLLKLMVKEGSYDFPISLGDDDFLEDFMSDEGESPIALLTPATVGDAVDGTTKRCLLDEFSSTQSSKKVKETKVKLEKID; this comes from the exons atggTTTTGCAGAAAAATATGCCAGTGAAGGAGGTAATGGATTTGGTAGGGAGAACaatgttatttaaaataaaagccGGGAAGGATGAGTTAGCCAACCGTGGCAAGGCCTTTCCAGTCCTAAGAATTAATACTGACCCAGAGTTTTTGAAAATTCACTGCAATGACCTATTGAAACTGATGGTTAAGGAAGGCAGCTATGACTTTCCTATAAGTCTTGGAGATGATGATTTTCTTGAG GATTTTATGAGTGATGAAGGTGAAAGCCCAATAGCACTGTTGACACCTGCTACTGTTGGAGATGCAGTTGATGGAACGACTAAGAGATGTTTGCTAGATGAATTCTCATCAACTCAATCTTCCAAGAAAGTGAAAGAGACTAAagtaaaattagagaaaattgaTTGA
- the LOC116010711 gene encoding aspartic proteinase CDR1-like produces the protein MDLSVFFILSIFVLIPAKNINGFTIELIHPNSPSNPYRNPSNNKFHWIRQSYSNTDIKPLDGGYVMKYSIDACSLDDDDFQCSNNNVCQYDVSYGDGSESVGDVVTDTLTIGNTSFKNVVLGCGHWNNVTFSNSIASGIVGLGYSNVSIVKQLSKEIGAKFAHCLSSQSDSKSYISFGTDAIVKGPDAVSTYISIRPEEPPFYWLSLESMSVGEKNIPVKQSPLETPGNIIIDSGMTLTTIPPDVFDSMKSEMMKQIGETPIDDPQGLFGLCYSTSKKIKVPKIVAHFSGADVELSPRRLFEEVEEGISCFTITSFTYMETSIFGCPSQVDYLVGYDLEEMTVTFKPADCSKF, from the exons ATGGATTTAAGTGTGTTTTTTATATTgtctatttttgttttgattcctgcaaaaaatattaatggcTTCACTATTGAACTCATCCACCCTAACTCTCCTTCAAACCCTTACCGTAACCCTTCCAACAACAAATTTCATTGGATCCGGCAGTCGTATAGCAACACTGACATAAAGCCATTGGATGGAGGATACGTCATGAAGTACTCCATCG ATGCATGTTCTCTCGATGACGATGACTTTCAATGTTCCAACAACAACGTTTGCCAGTACGACGTCAGTTATGGCGACGGGTCCGAAAGCGTCGGTGACGTGGTTACTGATACTCTCACCATCGGCAACACTTCCTTCAAGAACGTGGTGCTGGGGTGCGGCCACTGGAATAACGTCACGTTCTCCAACAGCATCGCCTCTGGCATTGTTGGCCTCGGCTACTCTAATGTCTCGATCGTCAAGCAGTTGAGCAAAGAAATCGGTGCAAAATTTGCTCACTGCCTATCTTCTCAATCTGATTCCAAAAGCTATATAAGTTTCGGCACAGACGCCATAGTTAAGGGTCCTGATGCTGTTTCAACTTATATCTCCATACGCCCTGAAGAACCTCCCTTTTACTGGCTCTCCTTAGAAAGCATGAGTGTCGGCGAAAAGAACATCCCCGTCAAGCAATCTCCTCTTGAAACACCTGGCAACATTATCATTGACTCAGGGATGACACTGACAACCATCCCGCCCGATGTGTTCGATAGTATGAAATCAGAAATGATGAAACAGATTGGGGAGACTCCTATAGATGATCCTCAAGGCTTATTCGGGCTATGCTACTCGACAAGTAAAAAAATTAAGGTGCCAAAAATTGTTGCACATTTTTCAGGGGCTGATGTAGAGTTGTCACCTCGGAGATTATTTGAAGAAGTAGAAGAAGGTATCTCTTGTTTCACAATAACTTCATTCACATACATGGAAACATCCATATTCGGCTGTCCATCCCAAGTAGACTACCTTGTTGGGTATGATTTGGAAGAGATGACAGTTACCTTCAAGCCTGCAGATTGCTCCAAATTTTAA
- the LOC116010718 gene encoding uncharacterized protein LOC116010718, translating to MKKLSNSTIMGKKRKKIAENKENEKPQFPVHSNIQSPRSGNGLQQSNHYVFGVFENSINSPLSIITHNLQKMSLQITETGSAELTQLRVPFNDLTNGNYLPNCSLETNCIMQRSEKRTHESPQVVCNLEELFLNVDRVNNANNPLDAVTYHDIGDPTNICEHCNAIFWFEERVNKSVRNRTPKYSSCCGHGKIKLPKMRIPPKRTFDLFFTKGQKQKEFLQHIRRYNNMFLFTSLGANVDKSINMGNSPPIFRINGLSFHLMGGLLPQQGNKPKFSQLYIHDTENEVENRINAFSLSQNIDQLHVTIVEDIKQDLDDHNVLVKSFRLARNQIQSNPRLEFKMRLIGKRNVDARTYNLPSVSEVAALIVGDLDPTMGQRDILVESNAGGLKRINELNPAYLPLQYPILFPYGEDGYREDIQFNVTRNQHGGGRVRVSQREFFAFMIHERLNEVSTMLYARRLFQQFLVDAYTMVESSRLLYIRNNQKALRCEAYKGLSDALTRGEVGTSKQVVYTIEFQKRGLPHAHILIFLQRLVIPFTSETMDNFISAEILDKEVDTDYYQAVQEFMIHGPCGIEKPKSPCMVNKCSKHFPKKFVDVSTWDDDGYPIYKRRDNGKTVEKNGNDRVTAEFYRSTTDERSNEVVDEISMYYDCRYVSACEAAWRLLSFDVQFRHPLVERLSFHLPDCQSVVFEDDDRIENVLNRPTVNQSMFTAWFDANKKFDSAKALPYIDMPTKFVWKKDIREWHPRQRGFAIGRIFYVPPGSGEIYYLRCLLNVVRGPTNFEDIKSYKGVIYPTFRDACYARGLLDDDKEYIDAINEASQWSTAATMRKLFVILLTSNLVNRPENVWNEVWHHLSEDVQYNRHRVLQDRELCLSDDDKKNLALIEIERLLQLYNKTLSDYPHMPIPNYDSEWRCDNRLLFAELNYDRVALRDESELMEKQLTDEQTIVYDTILHDIQQHNGGLYFVYGYGGTGKTFVWKALSAKIRSQGDIVINVASSGIASLLLPGGRTAHSRFAIPIGVTEDSTCNITQGSHLAELIVKCKLIIWDEAPMMHKHCFEALDRTLRDLLRFSDPHSNKKTFGGKTVVLGGDFRQSFPVVPKGSRQDIVSASINSSYLWDSCKVLRLTKNLRLNNREPGVDMQKVEQFASWLAAIGDGTMGGPNDGYANVEIPNEMLLPSTGDHIATIVDSIFPMFKEGCCQVEYMETRAILAPTLDVVNAINEYMTDLHVAESKTYLSCDTVCKSDSSDGILNDMHTLEFLNGLKASGIPNHALTLKVGSPVMLLRNIDHSMGLCNGTRLIITRLSDHVVEAKIVTGNNADKIFLIPRMSMTPTDTRLPFKFQRRDNFTLLLQGLETLKV from the exons atgaagaaactcAGCAATTCAACAATCATGggcaagaagaggaagaaaatagCTGAAAACAAAG AGAACGAAAAACCACAATTTCCTGTTCATAGTAATATACAAAGTCCTAGATCTGGAAATGGATTGCAGCAATCCAATCACTACGTCTTTGGTGTTTTTGAAAATTCCATCAATTCACCATTGAGCATTATAACTCATA ACTTACAAAAGATGTCATTGCAAATTACAGAGACAGGCTCAGCAGAATTGACACAACTTCGAGTTCCATTTAATGATTTGACTAATG GTAATTATTTGCCTAATTGTTCTTTGGAAACCAATTGCATTATGCAAAGAAGTGAAAAAAGGACGCATGAATCACCACAAGTTGTTTGTAATTTAGAAGAATTGTTCCTTAATGTTGATAGAGTCAATAACGCTAATAATCCCCTAGATGCTG TTACTTACCACGATATTGGTGACCCCACTAATATATGTGAACACTGCAATGCAATCTTCTGGTTTGAAGAGCGTGTCAATAAGTCTGTGCGCAACAGAACACCAAAATATTCATCGTGCTGTGGACATGGGAAAATCAAGTTGCCCAAAATGCGGATACCTCCTAAAAGGACTTTTGACCTCTTCTTTACTAAaggacaaaaacaaaaagaatttcTACAACACATTAGGAGGTACAATaacatgtttttgtttacttcattAGGAGCAAATGTCGACAAATCCATAAACATGGGTAATTCCCCACCCATTTTTAGAATCAATGGACTAAGCTTTCATTTAATGGGAGGATTACTTCCGCAACAAGGAAATAAGCCCAAATTTTCCCAGCTATACATCCATGACACAGAAAATGAGGTGGAAAACCGCATCAACGCATTTAG CCTTTCACAGAATATCGATCAATTACATGTCACTATAGTGGAAGATATTAAGCAAGATTTAGATGATCACAATGTGTTGGTGAAATCATTCCGGttagcaagaaatcaaattCAATCTAATCCACGATTAGAGTTTAAGATGAGGTTGATTGGTAAACGGAATGTTGATGCCAGGACATACAACTTACCATCTGTATCTGAGGTAGCTGCCTTGATCGTCGGTGACTTGGACCCCACAATGGGTCAACGAGATATTTTGGTTGAGAGTAATGCAGGTGGCCTAAAGAGGATAAATGAGCTCAATCCAGCATATTTGCCTTTGCAGTATCCTATTCTCTTCCCGTATGGCGAAGACGGTTACAGAGAAGATATTCAATTCAATGTCACCAGAAACCAACATGGTGGTGGTAGAGTTCGTGTGTCACAGCGTGAGTTCTTCGCTTTTATGATACATGAAAGGTTGAATGAAGTATCCACAATGCTATATGCTAGGAGACTTTTCCAGCAATTTCTGGTGGATGCATACACCATGGTTGAATCTAGCAGGCTTCTCTATATTAGAAACAATCAAAAGGCATTGAGATGTGAAGCGTATAAAGGACTTTCAGATGCTTTGACCAGAGGAGAAGTTGGGACCAGCAAACAAG TGGTATATACTATTGAATTTCAAAAGCGTGGATTACCGCACGCTCACATTCTAATATTCCTACAAAGATTGGTAATACCCTTTACATCAGAAACTATGGACAATTTCATTTCCGCAGAAATTCTGGACAAAGAAGTAGACACTGATTACTACCAAGCTGTTCAAGAATTTATGATTCACGGTCCATGTGGTATAGAAAAGCCCAAATCTCCGTGCATGGTTAACAAGTGTTCAAAACACTTCCCAAAGAAATTTGTTGATGTATCCACTTGGGATGACGACGGGTATCCAATTTACAAGCGTCGTGACAATGGTAAAACTGTGGAGAAGAATG GTAATGATAGGGTCACAGCGGAATTCTATAGAAGCACCACTGATGAGCGGTCAAATGAGGTTGTAGATGAAATCAGCATGTATTATGATTGCAGGTATGTTTCTGCATGCGAAGCAGCTTGGAGACTTCTTAGCTTTGATGTCCAATTTAGGCACCCTCTAGTGGAAAGATTAAGTTTTCATCTTCCAGATTGCCAATCAGTTGTTTTCGAGGATGATGACCGTATAGAAAATGTACTTAATCGACCGACAGTAAATCAAAGCATGTTCACTGCATGGTTTGATGCTAACAAGAAATTTGATTCTGCTAAGGCCTTGCCTTATATTGACATGCCAACCAAGTTTGTGTGGAAGAAAGATATTAGAGAGTGGCATCCAAGGCAGAGAGGGTTCGCTATTGGAAGAATTTTTTATGTACCTCCCGGAAGCGGTGAAATATATTACTTGAGATGTCTCCTAAATGTAGTTCGAGGTCCTACAAATTTTGAAGACATTAAGTCATATAAGGGTGTAATATATCCAACTTTTCGAGATGCCTGCTATGCCAGAGGGTTGTTAGATGATGATAAAGAGTACATTGATGCAATTAATGAAGCAAGTCAGTGGTCTACTGCTGCAACAATGAGGAAATTATTTGTCATATTACTTACCTCAAACTTGGTTAACCGTCCGGAAAATGTTTGGAATGAAGTGTGGCATCACCTATCAGAGGATGTACAATATAACAGACATAGAGTGTTGCAAGATAGAG AGTTGTGTTTATCTGATGATGACAAGAAGAATTTGGCGCTGATTGAAATTGAGCGATTATTACAGTTGTACAACAAGACCTTGAGCGATTATCCTCACATGCCAATTCCAAACTATGATTCAGAATGGCGATGTGATAATCGGCTGTTGTTTGCTGAGCTCAATTATGATCGTGTTGCATTAAGAGATGAGAGTGAGTTGATGGAAAAGCAATTGACTGATGAGCAAACTATCGTATACGATACTATTCTACACGATATCCAGCAACATAATGGGGGCCTCTACTTCGTATACGGATACGGTGGTACAGGGAAAACCTTTGTTTGGAAggccttatcagcaaaaatacGGTCACAGGGTGATATTGTCATCAACGTTGCATCTAGCGGTATTGCATCTTTGCTTTTGCCAGGAGGTCGAACTGCACACTCAAGATTTGCCATACCGATTGGTGTTACCGAAGATTCCACATGCAACATCACTCAGGGAAGCCACCTTGCCGAATTAATTGTCAAGTGCAAGCttataatatgggatgaagcaccaatgatgcacaaacactGCTTCGAGGCCCTTGATCGGACATTGCGTGATCTGTTGCGGTTCAGTGATCCTCATAGTAACAAAAAAACTTTTGGTGGCAAGACTGTGGTTTTGGGCGGTGATTTCAGACAAAGTTTTCCAGTTGTCCCTAAAGGTTCGAGGCAAGATATTGTTTCAGCTTCAATCAACTCTTCTTATCTGTGGGATTCCTGTAAAGTTCTTAGGTTAACAAAGAATCTAAGACTGAACAATAGGGAACCAGGAGTTGATATGCAAAAGGTTGAACAATTTGCGTCATGGTTAGCTGCTATCGGAGATGGTACAATGGGGGGTCCTAATGATGGTTATGCAAACGTCGAAATCCCTAATGAAATGTTGTTGCCATCCACTGGTGATCACATAGCCACAATTGTTGATAGCATATTCCCAATGTTCAAGGAGGGTTGTTGTCAGGTTGAATACATGGAAACTCGGGCAATTTTGGCTCCAACACTAGATGTGGTCAATGCAATCAATGAGTATATGACTGATTTGCATGTCGCTGAAAGCAAGACCTATCTAAGTTGCGACACAGTCTGCAAATCTGATTCAAGTGATGGTATCCTAAATGATATGCACACTCTTGAGTTTCTAAATGGTTTAAAAGCTTCTGGAATCCCTAACCATGCTTTAACTTTAAAGGTTGGCTCTCCCGTGATGTTATTGAGAAACATAGATCACTCGATGGGACTGTGCAATGGTACAAGACTAATCATTACCAGGTTATCGGATCATGTTGTGGAAGCAAAGATTGTAACTGGAAACAATGCAGACAAAATTTTCTTGATTCCACGGATGTCAATGACCCCTACTGATACAAGATTGCCGTTCAAATTCCAAAGAAG GGACAACTTTACGTTGCTGCTTCAAGGATTAGAAACCCTAAAGGTTTAA